One window of the Yamadazyma tenuis chromosome 6, complete sequence genome contains the following:
- the TAF12 gene encoding Transcription initiation factor TFIID subunit 12 (EggNog:ENOG503NYSW; COG:K) produces MSTPNLNQTNNQARGQSRAINIQPSQVTQLLQALKQEVALAKAAGNDTARAQHHSVKAESIKQILLDYQAQQKAKMAQQRAAGITGQPQVQGQGNQGLQQQQSMSQTQQMAGLSRGNQLGMQGNLQSVGNSNFQQQQQPRPQTAPQAQQMGMNTTTSDNQRANSGTPSLPANTITEKNFSEVKLRLEEFERKIHQLENSKKNYTLPEQISQVESSITELKSKYSKYQKFALYMRTQLMERARAQGQSQGSQMGQNQQSTASQNFNQVGQQMVSSQGSVSTPSTAQGQGLPLSQTPPISLPQQVVQNQASHVQASGDKKPQMGKSTSPVPQSQPQSSSASPARINSNLNLQGITKQSAPSLPISSSINVRPPQPVTMKPNNISRPTLSGGVANGFGQILGTPAIVKIPTYELNQSGNAQIPDNGGRVLTKRKLNELVQTIGADQGDGKTVIDGDVEELLLDLADEFINSVTGFACRLAKHRKVESIDVRDVQLHLEKNWNIRIPGYSMDEIKSTRRWQPTPTYQQKVSGVEISKSVNDISG; encoded by the coding sequence ATGTCTACTCCAAACCTCAATCAAACTAATAATCAAGCCCGAGGACAATCAAGGGCCATCAATATACAACCTTCACAAGTTACTCAGCTTCTCCAGGCGTTGAAACAGGAGGTTGCTTTGGCCAAGGCTGCTGGTAATGATACTGCAAGAGCACAACATCACTCTGTTAAAGCTGAAAGTATCAAACAAATTTTATTGGATTATCAGGCCCAGCAGAAGGCTAAGATGGCCCAGCAGCGTGCTGCTGGGATAACCGGTCAACCTCAGGTTCAGGGCCAAGGAAATCAgggacttcaacaacaacagtcAATGTCTCAAACCCAACAAATGGCCGGTTTATCAAGAggcaatcaacttggcatGCAAGGAAATCTACAATCGGTGGGAAACTCcaattttcaacaacaacaacaacccCGTCCTCAAACGGCTCCCCAGGCTCAACAGATGGGAATGAATACGACTACCTCTGATAACCAAAGAGCCAACTCGGGTACTCCATCTTTACCAGCAAATACAATTACAGAGAAAAACTTCAGTGAAGTGAAGCTCAGATTAGAAGAGTTTGAACGGAAAATCCACCAATTGGAGAACTCAAAGAAGAACTATACGCTTCCTGAGCAAATATCTCAAGTGGAATCTTCAATCACTGAATTGAAGAGTAAATATAGCAAGTACCAAAAGTTTGCCTTGTACATGAGGACTCAATTGATGGAAAGAGCCAGGGCCCAGGGACAATCCCAAGGTCTGCAAATGggtcaaaatcaacaatcAACTGCTTCTCAAAATTTCAACCAGGTAGGCCAGCAAATGGTATCGCTGCAAGGATCTGTTTCAACTCCTTCGACGGCACAAGGACAAGGGTTGCCACTATCACAAACTCCTCCTATAAGTTTACCCCAGCAAGTGGTGCAGAATCAGGCCTCACATGTCCAAGCCTCGGGTGATAAGAAGCCTCAAATGGGTAAGTCAACATCACCAGTCCCCCAATCGCAACCACAGTCCAGTTCAGCTTCTCCAGCCAGAATAAACTCGAACCTTAACTTACAAGGTATAACCAAACAAAGTGCTCCTTCATTACCCATATCAAGTAGCATAAACGTAAGGCCTCCTCAACCGGTAACCATGAAGCCAAATAACATTTCTAGACCCACTTTAAGTGGAGGTGTCGCTAATGGGTTTGGACAAATTTTAGGGACTCCTGCCATAGTCAAAATCCCCACTTATGAGTTGAATCAAAGCGGAAATGCCCAAATCCCCGATAATGGAGGAAGAGTATTAACTAAACGGaagttgaacgaattgGTACAAACAATTGGAGCAGACCAAGGCGATGGTAAAACTGTTATTGATGGggatgttgaagaattgttATTGGATTTGGCAGATGAGTTTATCAACTCAGTCACCGGATTTGCATGCAGATTGGCAAAACACCGTAAAGTGGAGAGCATTGACGTGAGAGATGTGCAATTACATTTAGAGAAAAATTGGAACATTCGTATCCCCGGATATTCAATGGACGAAATCAAATCTACTAGAAGATGGCAACCCACCCCAACATATCAACAAAAGGTTAGTGGGGTTGAGATCTCCAAATCTGTTAACGATATTTCCGGGTAA